In the genome of Jaculus jaculus isolate mJacJac1 chromosome 11, mJacJac1.mat.Y.cur, whole genome shotgun sequence, the window GATGAAGGCTCCAAAGCTCAGTCTTGCCCTTCTGGTTGGGTGATCAACCACATTTCCTAGACTTAAGATATCTGTGTACCTCTCCTGTTATCATTCCCTGTATTCCCTCACTGAGGACAACTGGGATCAGATACTTCTCAAACACTGAGTGTAGTTAGTTTCTACCTATCAATCTTGTTCTCCTCCATAGGAACCTAGGCTGGAGCAGAGGGGTGGTTCAACTCAGAACCAACCATTATTAGCATGTATATGCTAAGCTATTTATAATATGtacatgtaaattattttttaaaaaatatcgaagtggggttgggtgtggtggcacatgcctttaatcccaccacttagcaggcagaggtaggaggattgccatgagttcaaggccagcctgagtatacagagtgaattccaggtcaacctggactagagtgaaaccctaactcaaaaaaaaaaaaaaaaaacaataatagggctggagaaatagtttagcagttaagatgtttgcctgcaaagccaaaggattctggtttgactctccaggacccacataagccaaatgcacaaggaagcacatgcatctgtagtttgtttgcagtggctggaggccctggcatgaccattctctctctctctcaaataagtaatgtttttaaatttatttttaaaaataacaaaaaaagtaaaaaacttatattcattatttatttgagagagagagaaggaaggagagaagaaggaacaaatacagagagagtagaagcatcagggcctccagccactgcaaactccagacccatgtgtcaccttgtgcatctggcttacctgggtcctgggttattgaacctaggtcttttggcttttcaggataacgccttaaccactaagccataccagCCCTGTAAGTTCTTTACTACAATATGAAATGCAAAtgtgaaaactgggctggaggaacggctcagtagttaaggcgttatcctgaaaagtcaaaggacctacgttcaattccccatgtaagccagatgcacaaggtgacacatgtgtctcaagtttgtttgcagtggctgaagacccaggtatgcccattctctctctctctctctctctctctctctaataaatcaatgaaaataaaattataaacaaaaagaatagaaaactGTTCCTATCTGTCCCTCCTGTCCCCAATCTTACCACCAGCCAATTTCTTGCAActctctctgctcctctgttCCATCCTGGTAAGAGACTCCAGACCACAAGATTGCAGCCTGCATGTCTCCTAACGTGAACATTTTCAACAGGATTTCAGTTTCAGTGCTGCCAAGAATTGTCCTGTTGCCGACACAACCCTGGAGAAATGTGAAGGCCCttcccagggccccagccacagCCCCAAAAGGGAACTGCCCTCCCAAGAGCCTCCAGTTTTGAATCCATTGAATGAATTACCTCCATCTCAGCCAGCACCCACCAGGACTGCTGAACCTAGGCAGTGGAGATTTGACCCAAGTTCAAGGCAGCTGCTTAACGCAGAGCCCCAGAAGACATTCCAGAACCTGCAGGAAAGCAGTGAGGAGCTGGTGCCTGGGAGGCCCACTggatgtgtgggtgtgggtaggAATGTGGGGAGTGGGAGAGCTGCcatggcttcctggaggaggggaCGTGGGAGTCACCTGATGGGCAGTGCTACCTTCTAACCCCAGTGTCTCCCTTCCCCAATGCTGCCAGAGTCCCAGGGTTCCTCATGGCTGGAGGAGAATTCCAGAGACCAGGAACTGGCCGCTGTACTGGTGAGCTGAGCTGATCCTCTACCGCAGGTCCTTCACGGGCCTAGAGCATTCTATACCCTCCCGTTTTCCTTAATTCGGTTCCAGAAAGTGGGTGCTGCGAACCCATTCCTCACTCTGTGGGGCTCTCGGTTCTCATTACAGGAGTCCCTGACCTTTGAGGATGTTTCAGAGAAGACGGCTTGGCCTGTGCACCCCCTTGGTAAGTGTCCTCCTCCATGGTCACCGCCACCAAAGGCTTTCTTTGCCAACAGCTCCAGACTCTACTAGacgttggcttttgttttttgtttgcttgtgtttttccgaggtagggtctcactctagcccaggcaggtggcctggaactcactctgtagtcccaagctggccttgaactctcagtctaGGTTAAGgtgaaaccctgcctaaaaaaaaaaaaagtaattccagctcttgggaggctgagagggAAGAAGAGCCCAGATTCCAAGTAAGGACattctccagccgctgcaaaccaactctagaggcgtgggcccccttgtgcagctggcttacgtggttcctggggaatggaacgtgggtcatttggctttgcaggcaagcgccttaaccgctaacccacaTCTCCAGTCCCCACCCCCCAAGTAAGGACATTCTCATTTGGTTTCTGAAGTCTCCTCAAAAGAGGCTTGAGCGGGGAGTGGGGGGCCgagcacacccttaatcccagcactggggaggcagaggtaggaggatcgccatgagttcgagagcctgagctagagtgagattctaccttgaaaaacaagacaaaacaacaagagaaggaaacagagactTGATATCCCTGTGTTTGCATCTTCTCAAGGTCTTGGAAGCAAAATAGCAGACAGGGAGAAACTTAAACTAGAAGAACCCACAGAGGCTGCCTGGCCCACCATCGTCTCAGTAGAGTCCCGGGCAGATACCCCTAGGGTGCCAGGAGAGCCTCTTCAAGAGGGCAGCGGTGCTGATGGAGGGGAGAACCCTCCTGAGAGCAGTGAAGCTCCCAAGGAAAAGGTGGCCGCTGGTGCCCAGTTCATATGCACCGAGTGCGGGGTGAGCTTCCAGCAACTGTCCCGCCTGCAGGCACACCAGCTGAGGTCTCACCCGAACTCCCGCTCTTTCGTGTGCATGTGCTGTGGGAAGAGATTTGGGCGCAGCTCCATCCTCAAGCTGCACTTGCGCACGCACACAGGCGAGCGGCCTCACGCCTGTCACCTGTGCAGCCAGCGCTTCCGCCAGCGGTCACACCTGGCCAAGCACCTGCAGACGCATTCCTCGGAGCCCGCCTTCCGATGCGCCGAGTgcggccagggcttccagcggcGCCCCAGCCTCGTGCAGCACCTGCTGGAGCACGCGCAGGCGCAAAAGGACGCGGGCGCCCCCGAGGGCCCCAGCGCAGCGGCCCCGCCTCCGGGAGACGCGACCACGGTCCTGTGCTCCCACTGCGGGCTGACCTTCCAGAGCCGCTCGAGCCTCAAGCGTCACCTGCGGACGCACGGCAAGGCCAAGAAGCACCGCTCCTCCCCGCAGGACCCGGGCGGCCCGGCGGCGAAGACGCGCCGCGACAGCAAGCCCTACAAGTGCGGGGACTGCGCCAAGGCGTTCCGGCGCAGCGAGCACCTGGCGGCCCACCAGCGCGTGCACACGGGCGAGCGGCCCTTCTCCTGCCAGGTGTGCGGCCGCTGCTTCACGCAGAGCTCGCAGCTGGCCAGCCACCAGCAGGTGCACACGGGCGAGAAGCCCCACGCGTGCCCGCAGTGCGGGAAGCGCTTCGTGCGGCGCGCCGGCCTCGCGCGCCACCTGCTGACCCACGGCGGGCCGCGCCCCTACCACTGCGCGCAGTGCGGCAAGAGCTTCAGCCAGATGCAGGACCTGGCGCGCCACCTGCGCAGCCACACCGGCGAGAAGCCCTGCCGGTGCAGCGAGTGCGGCGAGGGCTTCAGCCAGAGCGCCCACCTGGCGCGCCACCAGCGCATCCACACGGGCGAGAAACCGCACGCCTGCGACACCTGCGGCCACCGCTTCCGGAACAGCTCCAACCTGGTGCGACACCGCCGCAGCCACACCGGAGAGAGGCCCTACGGCTGTCCAACCTGCGGCCGCAGCTTCCGGCGCAACGCCCACCTGCAGCGCCACCTGGTCACGCACTCGCGGCCGGAGCAAGAGGTGGAGCCGCCCCAGGAGTGTCCCGAGTGTGGCAAGAGCTTCAGTCGCGGCTGCAACCTGCTGCGGCACCTGCTGGTGCACACGGGGGCCAGGCCCTACTCCTGCGCGCAGTGCGGCCGCGGCTTCAGCCGCAATTCGCACCTGCTGCGCCACCTGCGGACCCACGCGCGAGAGACAGTGTACTAGCCCTGCCCGGCGCCAGCGGCCCTGTTCggacgccccgccccgccccgcgggaCTGTGCACCTGCGGCGCTCTGCGGCATCCTCCTCACACCCACCTCTGCTCCTTCCTGCACGTGTGTCTTTCCCACCTGAGGCCTCCTCTGGGCCTCAGCAATGTGTTTTCAAATGCCCAGAGTAAACAAACTTTAAAGTGCTcccttttatcttatttttatttatttattttaaggtagggtctcgctgtagcccaggtttacctggaattcactatgtagcttcagggtggcctcgaactcaccgcgatcctcctacctctgcctcccgagtgtgggttttaaaggcgtgcgccaccatgcccggtatttagtttttagacagggtcttaggTAAGCCCAAGTAATGTCTGTTAGGATTAATAGGGGCACTAAGGGCATGATGAGAGAGAGGCCCATTGTCCAGCCATTTCCTCTGCCTAAGGTGGCCCCAAGAGGAAGaggataatttctttttgtttgttttggtttggtttttgaggtagggtttcactttagctcaggctgacctggaattcactgtgtactctcagagtggcctcgaacttgtggcattccttccacctctgcctcccaagaagaTAATTTTGTCCCAAAACTCCAAAGTCAATTACTGTGATCAAAAGGAGCAGAGAACCAGGTGTGAtagcaaaagcctttaatcccagcacctgggaggcagaggtaggaagatctctgtgagttcaaggccaccctgagactacatagtgaatttcaggtcagcctgcattagaGCAAAagtactttggggggggggggaagaccagaGAAGAAGAGTGGGTACTGACTCCAAAATGTCTCCAGTTCCCAAGAATCAGGGCAAATCACTAGAAATTTACTGACAGGGGAAGGAAGTTGTGGCTGCACTGGCCTAGGAAGCACTAGAGCAGGAGTAAGGACTTGTGTCCTTATGGACACACTAACCAGCACCTCAGTGACCCAGAACGTTTGGACAAAGATTATGACATCAGAGTGGTTGTCCATGGCAACCACAGCTCCCTCATAGACCTAGGTGGACTGGCACTTGTCCAAGCTGAATCTGAATCCAATTTGTTAATGTTAGCCTCTTCCTGGCCATTCAATAGAAAACATCCTCCCATATCCAGTCTTCCCTCACATGTGCACTGGCCAGAAACATTAAATGCTTTATTTCTTACACTTTCCACTGCAGGGACCTGGCATTCTGAAGCAGGTGTCAGGCTACATTCCTGGCCTTACATTCTGCTATAGCCTTAAGACTCAGCTGTTCAAGGGGCTTGAGTTTTTTCCTCCCTGATTGCTTTAGTCCTTCTCTCAACTCGGAACTTGCTTTCTCCCCACCATCCTGGTTCCTACCTGTTCTCAGTGAGGAGCATCCACATGCTTTGTGCTCCTGACACTCTCCTGGTACTTTTAAAGTGGCTGACACAAGAAACACACAGGGAGGAAGTGCTTATTTAGCACAAGCTCTCAAAGGATTCATTCGCCCATGGTGAGGACATGGTATAATGTCCGCATCATGGAGGACAGAAATCACGGTGACCGAGTGAGAAATCAGAGCCAGGCCCTTCGCTTTCACAGCTTGGCCAGACCAATACTGTCTCCCACGTCAGGATTAGTGCTCtgtgtggggttagcccacagttggaAGGGGCTTTTCCCCACCATCAATCCTAACACAGGTTATCACAGCCATGTCTTGATGgcttaaaagaagaaaactcaCTTTGTCCAGTTGCACCACCAGAACCAGTAGGAAACAAAAGGTGATAAGAGCTTGTCTACCAGGTATCAAGTAAGAAAAGTCCTCATTAGCTTTTCCCACATACCACTTGCTCTGCCACAGTTGTCAAGACACTACTTAGGCATCATAACACTTCTGTTCAATGTTTACAACAGTAAGTAGTTGAAAAATTGGAAAAGCAGTTTGAGTGTGAGCTGTCGACAGCATGTTCTGCTGACATCCTGAAGACTCTGTCCTACAGGGCTAGAGATGCATTCCAGGGTCACTTGGCAGGCCATGTTGGACACAGCCAATATGGCCACAGTCATGTTAAGCTGGATCCCTTTATAGACACCCAACGTGACACCATCAAGATAGTTCATCAGATGGGAAATATTCGGGAATTAAAATATCCTGAAAatcagccaggggtggtggcacagcctttaatcaggagacagaggtaaaaggattgctgtgagtttgaggccagcctggactagagtgaaactctacctcaaaaaaaaaaaaaaaaaaaaagaaaaaagagagagagagagagagagagagaaaagaaaaagaaagaaatcctgagATTCAAAACCAGGAAAGGGATCTTCACATCAACTTAGATGTTAATCGACACGGAGTTGGGTTTTATGGGCAGAAGAAGCCTTAAGGTATCAGTGAAGGGGCAGCACGTGCTTGAGACCATCGctgagaatgagagggaggtaaCGTGAGTGGAGAAACCAAGAGTTCTCGGAGACAGAAGGGATTTCAGACTATCAACGAGGAACCCATAGGACATGAAGCTTCCCCCAGGCTTTGGTTTCCAAAAGCCTCAATGTGAACCTCTGTGGCCACCTGAGCCCCACACTGTCAAGGTCCCTTCTGTGACTGTTGCTCATGGCCAGCTGTGATTGCTCTGTTCCATGTTCTTTATGTGCTCAGATGGGTGGGGCCATTGTGAGGAAGTCCCTCCAGCAGATATAAGGGGGCCTAGAGTGCCCTGGATTTGTCCGGgccaagagagaggagagagagagagagagaggagagacagagagtggaccCGGACTGAGGAGAGTTGGTGGGGAGATTTTTGCGCATtattgagaggagaggagaggagaggagaggagaggagaggagaggagaggagaggagaggagaggagaggagaggagaggagaggagaggagaggagaggagaggagaggagaggagaggagaggagaggagaggagaggagaggagaggagaggagaggagagggtagaggagaggagaggaaagaggagagggtagaggagggaagaggagaggagggtagAGGAgggtagaggagaggagaggagaggagaggagaggagaggagaggagaggagaggagaggagaggagaggagaggagaggagaggagagaggagagtttctttgcttttggcttttaactttatttttttgattctttggaatttactttctggttcattttttttGGGTAGTCTCTGGTGagggatttctgttttattctggtttggtttttagttttgatttttattttggtttcttattttattttcttttgttaactacatctctcatttctattttatttttacctttatttttgttcttttgcttttggcttttcgcCTTTGAACTTTATTGTTTTGGCTGTTTGGGATTTACTTTCTGGTTCATTTTCTTTGGGTCGTCTCTGGTGagggatttctgttttattctggtttggttttcagttttgatttttattttgatttcttattttattttcttgtgttaactacatctctcatttctattttacttttacctttattttcgttcttttacttttggcttttcgcctttgaactttatttttttggctgtTTGGAATTTACTTTCTGGTTCATTTTCTTTGGGTCGTGTTTGGTGAGGGATTTCTGTTTTTTCCAGGTtggtttttgactttttatttttattttgattttttactttactttgttttgttagttacatatttcatttatactttactttaacattttatttggcaTGCATAGCCTTGCTATGATGCCTCAGAGTGATGAGACCCTCTGGTCTCAGTATGAGGACCTTGGCCTCATCGTCAAGACCGACTATGTGGAGGTGCGGAGAGCTCGCCATCGCCTAACGGGTGTCCAGGTGGCCATCAAAATATTAAACAAGCGACTGGCAAGAGGTCTCAGGATTGCAGGGGAAGCAGACATCTTGCCATCCATCACACATCCCAACATCGTCAAGCTCTTTCAGCTGGTGGAGACAGAGGAGAACTTGTACTTGGTGCTCGAATACTGCCCCGTACAGCTGCTGGAGCACGTCTACAGCAAGGGCTGCTTGCAGGAGGAGGAGGCCCGCGGCATCTTCAGGCAAGTGGTAGACGCCCTCGCGTATTGCCACGACCAGGGGATAGCGCACCTGGACATCAAGCCGGACAACGTCATGTTGGACGAGAGCGGAAAGGTGACCCTGATTGACTTTGGCACAGCCACCAGGGTTTGTCCAGGACAACGGTTGACGAGGCACTGCGGGGCTATCCTATTTAGCCCTCCAGAGGTGATGAGGCTCGACCCCTATGACGGCCCCAAAAAAGACGTTTGGTCTCTGGGGGTGCTGCTCTATTTCATGGTCACCGGGACCTGCCCCTTCGGATTCACCTTAACCGCGGGCCCCAAAACGAACATCATCAAGGGGAACTACGAGAGGCCGGCGCACCTCTCTGCAGACCTGCGCGCGCTCATCGAGAAACTGCTGACCTTGGACCCCGAGCTCAGGCCTGCGGCCAAGGACATCCTGGACGACCCGTGGCTCGAGCGGGGCcaggcgcgggcgggcgggcgcgacCCCGACCCCCGGGAGCCGGACGCCGACGTGCAGGCGGCGATGCGGCTGGACGCGGGCGGCGCGGCGCGGTCCGTGCGGCGGGGCGGGTGCGACGGGCCCGCGGCCACCCACCGCCTGCTGCGGCTCGGGGCGCGGGGCGGGCCGGGGGCCGAGGCGGCGAGCACGGCCGTGAGCCCGGGCCCGACGCCCTTCCCCAGCGCCGCGGGCCCGCAGGTCGCCAGCTGCCCGGCCCGCCGCCGCTcctgcccgccgccgccgccgccgtcgccgccCGAGCCCCGCGCCCCGCAGGTCGCCAGCTGCCCGGCCCGCCGCCGCTCCTGCCCACCTCCGCCTTCGCCGCCCCAGCCCCGCGCCCCGCAGGTCGTCAGCTGCCCGGCCCGCCGCCGCTCCTGCccgccgtcgccgccgccgccgtcgccgccCGGCCCCGCGCGCCCCGGGCCCCCGCCGCCGGGAGAAGCGCGTGCGGGCGGGGAGGCCGCGCGACCGGCCGCCGCCCAGACTTCCCGCCGCCCGGAGCGCGGCCCGGGGCTCCCCGCGACGGCCGCCCCGGAAGGCCGCGGCTGCCTGCCCCGCTGCTGGGAGGCCGTGCGCGGCCGCGTCCGCCGCCTCCTGCGGACACTGTGTCCCCGCGGGCTCCGCCGCCGCGGGAAGCGCGTGTTCCcggcgcgggcggcgggcggcggcgaaGGTCAGCGAGGCCCCGCGGAGCTGTAGCCGGCGCGGGCGCGTCCCGAGGCGGCGGCGGGAGGACCGCAGAGACCTCCGAGCAGTCCCGAGCGCGCACGTGCTGCAGCGCCCGCTCTCCCGCCCCGCCTGCGCCCTCCGCTGCAGCTTTGCTCCCtgcttctccccatcctcccacTCCCTCCTCCCAGAGCCGGGAGAGAATATATTTGTGTTCTCTTAAACCATGCAGGGTGTGATTTTTTCACGTGGTTTAATATCTCTGCCGCGTATGGAGTTAGCCCATGGTTGGAAGGTGCTTTTCCTCACCATCAGTCCTAACAGAGGTTATCACACACTCATCTTACtggcttaaaagaaaaacaaaacaaaacaaaactccctgTGTCCAGTTGCACCTCCAGGGCCAGTAGAAAACAAGGAGATAACGGTTTCGAACATGTATAAAGTACTAAAACTCCTCCTTGGGTTTTCCCACATACCACTTACTCTCTCAGAGTTGTCAAGACAATATTTAGATCTCATAACGTGACTCTGCAATGTCTACAACAGTAAATAGTTGAAAGTTTGAAACAGTTTGTGTATGAGCTGTCAACAGCGTGTTCTAAAGACTTTGTGCCACAAGGCTAGGGATGCATGCCACGGCCACCTGGCAGGCCATGTTGGCTGCAGCCAATATGGCCACAGTCATGTCAAGCTGAATCCCTTTATAGACACCCAAAATGATACCATCAAGATAATTCATCGAATGAGAATTATTAGGATGTTAAAAAGTATAccctagttgggtgtggtggtgcatgcctttaatcccagcactggagagacagaggtaggaggattgccatgagttggaggccaccctgagactacatagtgaattccaggtcagcctgggctagagtgagaccctacctcaaaataaataaataaataaaagtacatccTGAAAATCAAAACCAGGAAAGGGATCTTCACAACTTCTTTTTACAACTTCTTAGATATCAATAGACACTGGGTTGGACTTTTATGAGCAGGACAAGCCTTACAGTATCAGTGAAGGGGCAGCACGTGCTTGAGACCATCACTGAGAATGAGAGGGAAAGTAACACGTCCATTGGAGAAACCAAGAGGTCTCTGAAACAGAAGGGATTACAGATTGTCAACGAGGAACCCATAGGACATGAAGCTTCCCCCAGGCTTTGGTTTCCAAAGGCCTCAATGGGAACCTCTGTGGCCCCCTGAGCCCCACGCTGTCAACATCCCTTCTGTGACGGGTCCACTATgaggactgttgcagtcaggttcacaaagctggcagaaaacaccctaccaaCAGTagattgtggaaaaacaggtttattttggctttacagactCGAGAGGAGACTCTGCCCCAAGGTgacagagaaaaatgatggcataaacagagggtggacatcaactcctgactaacatcagatggacaacagcaacaggacagtgtgccaaacactggcaaggggaagctgcgtatattactcataagcccgcccccaacaatacactgcctccaggaggcattaattcccaaattgccatcagctgggaacctagcattcagaacacctaagtttataggggacacctgaatcacaccaccacattccaccactgGCTCCCACACACTGATAAccgtacatgatgtaaaatacaatgcattcatccaactttttttttttttttcttttcgaggtagggtttcactctagctcaggctgacctggaattcactctgtagtctcagggtggccttgaactcagagcactcctcctacctctgcctcccgagtgctgggactaaaggcgtgccccaccacgcctggccttcatccaacttttaaaaaaccccatagtttttctttattagatgtggacatatgtagtatggaaacaacacatgcgggttccatcctttccctcttccctaccccttttctgaaaaggccttccaaactagtcaaccccatggggattgtgggtcaagcATTATGAGGGcagcagttatgggggagaggcaatgtctctgtgcaaaacgtcccaacttgtggctctaacaatctttctgccccctcttccacaaaatcccgagccatgctgggagcattttgagtctacttcagtgatgggaactTAGGAGCCTCtcgatctctggtttggtagatatTGAATGTACAATGTGATTATGTGAGTTAACTTAAAAtggtctgttccaagtttgaccatttttctacaaatttcaatgtgtcatattttttattatttattcatttgagagcaacaaagagacagacagagaaccggtgtgccaaggcctccagccactgcagaaggacaccagacacatgcacccccttgtgcatctggcttacatgggtccttaggcttcacaggcaagcacttagccactaagccatctctctagaccctgtcattttttcttactgttgagtagaatacCATTGTGTAGAGAtgtactacatcttggttatccatctGTTCATCCAATGACAGGCACCTGGGCTGATTACAGTTCTCAGCAATTATAATTGagtagttataaacatggttgagcaaatatttctgaacggagtttttagggtaaatgcccagtaagggaataaccggGTCTGGTGgtatctatattcatccttttcaggagtctctaaattgatttccacagtggttgtaccagcttacattcccaccaagtgaatgagggttccaatttctccacagcctcaccatttgttttcatttgattttttttttaatatttttggttcatttttatttatttatttatttgagagcaacagacacagagagaaagacagatagagggagagagagagaatggcgggccagggcttccagtcactgcaaaggactccagacgcatgcacccccttgtgcatctggctaacgtgggacctggggaaccgagcctcgaaccagggtccataggcttcataggcgagcgcttaaccgctaagccatctctccagccctcaatttgattttttaatgtttgctatccttactgcaGTAAGGtgaaatttcatagttgttttaatttgcatttctttccttaatggttagggatgttgaacatttttttctatgtttgtcctttgtgtatagaaaaggtactgagttttgtgcattgattttgtaacctgcaactttgctgaaggaatttatcacctttctAAGTTTTGGGGTGGAGATTTTCACAGGTCACTTATACATAGGATCATGTAAGTAGGGCTAACCTGACTTCtgtttattgcttgggctagtacttctagtactatgttgaccAGCAGTGGTGAGTGGGCACCCATCTTGTTCCCAATCAGTGGGAACTCCTggagtttttccccattcagaattatttgggttttaggggctgtatatatagcttttattgtgttgagatataaaccctccatgcctattctttccagtgctttgatcatgatgtgatgttgcattttgtcaaaggccttctctacatctattgagatgatcatgtggttcttatggttcagtttattcatGTGGAGTATTACACTGAGATCActgtgttaaaccatccctgcatccctgggatgaagcctacttgatgaaAGTGGATAGTGCTTTTAATGGGCTGTTGagttcagtttgcgaggattttgttcaggatcttcacatctaagttcattagggacatAGGGCTATAGTTTCTTTACTTGTTgcatctctggttttggtattagggtgatgctagcttcataaaaggagtctgGGGCGATTCCCTGGTCTCCCATTATGCAGAGACACACAAGGCCTCCTGGCTTCAAGGAGAGAGGAAGTAGGCAGAGGGTGGGACATAAGGGACAGAGAGCTCCGTCCAAGCTGGGAAGGAAGAGATTCTCAACGTTATGGCTGCCCTGGGGTCTCTACCCCACTGTAAGTGACCCCTCACCCATAAACACAGTGGAGCACCCACCAGAGAATCCTGACACAGAGCTCCAGCTATGGGAGTCCTCATTCCATGCTGGGATGAAGTTCTCAACAATGTAGCTGCAAATGGGGGGGGCGTCTCATACTCCCATAAATAAAACTCTTCACGCGGCTCTGCAAGTAAC includes:
- the LOC105943637 gene encoding sperm motility kinase Z-like; its protein translation is MPQSDETLWSQYEDLGLIVKTDYVEVRRARHRLTGVQVAIKILNKRLARGLRIAGEADILPSITHPNIVKLFQLVETEENLYLVLEYCPVQLLEHVYSKGCLQEEEARGIFRQVVDALAYCHDQGIAHLDIKPDNVMLDESGKVTLIDFGTATRVCPGQRLTRHCGAILFSPPEVMRLDPYDGPKKDVWSLGVLLYFMVTGTCPFGFTLTAGPKTNIIKGNYERPAHLSADLRALIEKLLTLDPELRPAAKDILDDPWLERGQARAGGRDPDPREPDADVQAAMRLDAGGAARSVRRGGCDGPAATHRLLRLGARGGPGAEAASTAVSPGPTPFPSAAGPQVASCPARRRSCPPPPPPSPPEPRAPQVASCPARRRSCPPPPSPPQPRAPQVVSCPARRRSCPPSPPPPSPPGPARPGPPPPGEARAGGEAARPAAAQTSRRPERGPGLPATAAPEGRGCLPRCWEAVRGRVRRLLRTLCPRGLRRRGKRVFPARAAGGGEGQRGPAEL
- the Zscan10 gene encoding zinc finger and SCAN domain-containing protein 10, which encodes MPAQPVPGAQEQEQLGTVKLEEEEGAGQETLRRSEARPRPEVAHQLFRCFQYQEDMGPRASLSRLRELCSHWLQPSLHTKQQILELLVLEQFLSVLPPHLLGRLQGQVLRDGEEVVLLLEGVPRDTSHAGPLDFSFSAAKNCPVADTTLEKCEGPSQGPSHSPKRELPSQEPPVLNPLNELPPSQPAPTRTAEPRQWRFDPSSRQLLNAEPQKTFQNLQESSEELGSSWLEENSRDQELAAVLESLTFEDVSEKTAWPVHPLGLGSKIADREKLKLEEPTEAAWPTIVSVESRADTPRVPGEPLQEGSGADGGENPPESSEAPKEKVAAGAQFICTECGVSFQQLSRLQAHQLRSHPNSRSFVCMCCGKRFGRSSILKLHLRTHTGERPHACHLCSQRFRQRSHLAKHLQTHSSEPAFRCAECGQGFQRRPSLVQHLLEHAQAQKDAGAPEGPSAAAPPPGDATTVLCSHCGLTFQSRSSLKRHLRTHGKAKKHRSSPQDPGGPAAKTRRDSKPYKCGDCAKAFRRSEHLAAHQRVHTGERPFSCQVCGRCFTQSSQLASHQQVHTGEKPHACPQCGKRFVRRAGLARHLLTHGGPRPYHCAQCGKSFSQMQDLARHLRSHTGEKPCRCSECGEGFSQSAHLARHQRIHTGEKPHACDTCGHRFRNSSNLVRHRRSHTGERPYGCPTCGRSFRRNAHLQRHLVTHSRPEQEVEPPQECPECGKSFSRGCNLLRHLLVHTGARPYSCAQCGRGFSRNSHLLRHLRTHARETVY